One window of Vibrio alfacsensis genomic DNA carries:
- a CDS encoding ferredoxin--NADP reductase: protein MQATQYYSLVVKHVVQETEDAISLQFDVPQAARSLFHYQPGQFITLRVTINGESQVRCYSMSSSPEVDDFLQVSVKRVKDGRVSNYLCDNIKSGDVVEIMPPSGVFVPKHFNDELLLFAGGSGITPVYSILRTALTQGNARIRLIYANRDQQSVIFKDALKTLQADYPQRLEVIHLLESLSGIPSQSLLTSLASGMQSSSQVFICGPGPFMDAVESALVNVDIPSSAIHLERFVASSSNDKPIQSGPDDEITTCETTLEIGRETHQFSWQSDETLLDAAEKAGLELPYSCCSGLCASCMCEVVDGEVSMLVNEVLDERDIKQNLILSCQAIPHSKTAKIRFT from the coding sequence ATGCAGGCAACTCAGTATTATTCGCTCGTGGTTAAGCATGTTGTTCAAGAAACGGAAGACGCGATTTCGCTGCAGTTTGATGTACCGCAAGCTGCGCGATCGCTCTTCCATTACCAACCAGGTCAGTTCATTACTTTGCGAGTCACCATTAATGGGGAAAGCCAAGTTCGTTGTTATTCGATGTCGAGCTCACCAGAAGTTGATGACTTCTTACAGGTATCCGTGAAGCGAGTGAAAGATGGCCGAGTGTCCAACTACCTGTGTGACAACATAAAGTCAGGTGATGTCGTTGAAATAATGCCCCCATCGGGCGTGTTTGTTCCTAAGCATTTTAATGACGAGTTGTTGCTGTTTGCCGGGGGAAGCGGTATTACTCCGGTTTACTCGATTTTACGTACAGCCTTAACGCAAGGAAACGCTCGAATTCGTCTTATCTATGCGAATAGAGATCAGCAATCGGTTATATTTAAAGACGCACTCAAGACACTACAGGCTGACTACCCTCAGCGTCTTGAAGTTATTCACCTGTTAGAAAGTCTTAGTGGGATCCCTAGTCAATCATTGTTGACTTCTTTAGCGAGTGGAATGCAGTCTTCCTCTCAAGTGTTCATCTGCGGCCCTGGTCCGTTTATGGATGCGGTCGAGAGTGCACTTGTGAATGTCGATATTCCATCTTCTGCCATTCATCTGGAGCGATTTGTTGCGTCTAGTTCTAACGACAAGCCTATACAATCAGGGCCTGATGATGAGATCACAACATGTGAGACGACATTAGAAATTGGACGAGAGACGCACCAGTTTTCTTGGCAATCAGATGAGACACTATTAGATGCTGCTGAGAAAGCAGGCCTTGAGTTACCGTATTCATGTTGTAGTGGTCTATGTGCTTCGTGCATGTGCGAAGTTGTTGATGGGGAAGTGAGTATGCTGGTTAATGAAGTTCTTGATGAACGTGATATTAAGCAAAATCTGATTTTAAGTTGCCAAGCGATACCTCATTCAAAAACCGCAAAGATCCGCTTTACGTAA
- a CDS encoding electron transfer flavoprotein subunit beta/FixA family protein codes for MKILVPIKRVVDHNVKVRVKSDGSGVDLDNVKMSINPFDEIAIEEAVRLKEAGTASEVVVVSVGSQGCQDIIRTALAVGADRGIHVLAEDGIEPLAIAKTLKAVVEQELPKLLLLGKQAIDDDSNQTGQMLAALLKWPQGTFASEVRVEDEQLTVTREVDAGLEVLTMPMPAVVTCDLRLNEPRYASLPNIMKAKRKPIDCIEIDSLGIDTTPRFKAVTYTVPEQRKGGVMVSSVDELIEKLKNEAKVL; via the coding sequence ATGAAGATTCTGGTTCCCATCAAACGTGTCGTCGATCATAACGTTAAAGTAAGAGTAAAATCAGACGGCTCTGGCGTTGATCTTGATAACGTTAAAATGTCGATAAACCCATTTGATGAAATTGCTATTGAAGAAGCGGTCCGACTTAAAGAAGCTGGTACTGCTTCTGAGGTTGTTGTGGTGAGTGTTGGTAGCCAAGGTTGTCAGGATATCATCCGCACGGCACTTGCAGTGGGTGCTGATCGAGGTATCCATGTTCTTGCTGAAGATGGTATTGAGCCACTAGCGATAGCGAAAACCCTAAAAGCCGTTGTAGAGCAGGAACTGCCAAAGCTGTTGTTGCTTGGTAAGCAAGCGATTGATGATGATAGTAATCAAACCGGCCAAATGCTGGCGGCTTTACTTAAATGGCCACAAGGCACGTTTGCGTCAGAAGTTCGTGTAGAAGACGAACAACTGACAGTAACAAGAGAAGTTGATGCTGGTTTAGAAGTATTGACGATGCCGATGCCAGCCGTGGTGACTTGTGATTTACGATTGAATGAGCCTCGCTATGCGTCTTTGCCAAATATTATGAAAGCCAAGCGAAAACCGATCGACTGTATTGAAATCGACAGTTTAGGTATTGATACGACTCCTAGGTTCAAAGCGGTGACATATACCGTTCCTGAACAGAGAAAAGGGGGCGTAATGGTGTCAAGCGTGGATGAGCTAATCGAAAAGCTGAAGAATGAAGCAAAGGTGCTTTAG
- a CDS encoding electron transfer flavoprotein subunit alpha/FixB family protein: MKILVVAEHLNNQLVSATCNAVGAAQKLASFTADSTIDLLVAGYQCEDVAQQCRQISGVNRVLQADAKHYVGLVAENVAELVVELVESERYDAVICASSTFGKNVSPRISALLDIAQVSDVISIESVGIYQRHIYTSNILLTLESKENIQILTVRTTAFEKAAMEGEAELVSIAAGADLGLVQFVKTELVESDRPDLNTASVVVSGGRGLGSDQNYRTLLEPLADKLGAALGASRAAVDAGYVPNDYQVGQTGKIVAPELYIAVGISGAIQHLAGMSDSKVIVAINKDPDAPIFQFADYGLEGDLFTVVPELTECLAQS, from the coding sequence ATGAAAATACTAGTTGTCGCAGAACACCTTAATAATCAGCTCGTGAGTGCAACATGTAATGCAGTCGGTGCAGCTCAGAAATTGGCAAGCTTCACGGCAGATTCGACCATAGACTTACTTGTCGCTGGATATCAGTGCGAAGACGTTGCCCAACAATGCCGTCAAATATCCGGTGTAAATCGCGTACTACAAGCAGATGCAAAACATTATGTTGGCTTAGTGGCAGAAAATGTTGCAGAACTGGTGGTCGAGCTAGTTGAATCAGAACGCTATGACGCGGTTATCTGTGCAAGTTCAACGTTTGGTAAAAATGTCTCGCCTCGCATCTCCGCACTTCTTGATATAGCTCAAGTTTCAGACGTTATTAGCATTGAAAGTGTTGGCATATATCAGAGACATATATACACTAGTAACATATTGTTAACATTAGAATCGAAAGAAAATATTCAGATCTTAACCGTTAGAACGACTGCGTTCGAGAAAGCAGCCATGGAAGGTGAGGCTGAGTTAGTAAGTATCGCAGCTGGAGCAGACTTAGGTCTTGTGCAGTTTGTGAAGACAGAATTAGTTGAATCCGATCGTCCAGATCTCAACACTGCGTCAGTCGTGGTATCCGGGGGAAGAGGGCTTGGTAGTGATCAAAATTACCGCACTCTTTTAGAGCCGCTAGCTGACAAACTGGGTGCAGCGCTTGGCGCTTCACGCGCTGCAGTGGACGCTGGTTATGTACCAAATGATTATCAAGTGGGACAAACTGGCAAAATTGTAGCACCTGAGCTGTATATAGCTGTGGGGATTTCTGGCGCCATTCAACATCTTGCAGGGATGAGCGATTCCAAAGTCATAGTAGCCATCAATAAAGATCCTGATGCGCCCATTTTTCAGTTTGCTGATTACGGTCTTGAAGGGGACTTATTTACCGTGGTGCCTGAACTCACGGAGTGTCTTGCTCAGTCATAG
- a CDS encoding helix-turn-helix transcriptional regulator has product MSFNLNQYSGLIETIYDLSQSKSVWYKPLQALRDCFAANYVTLILKPTFEEEEEELGLMIAIGSGISAEKKVQYLPYRYHITPFNNQQPDTVFTVDDLMDEEAWEQSTYRKYWCANVGVYHVMSVDIATRDGGIVKLRITRPESEPNFSNEEKVLCQMLVSHLKRALDIHQQLDRSNSLGTMYNEAISRLSIATVQIDESGRILEQNVFANELLTLEDGLKVQGGKLTAHYPNDNRELKQLIQNSFKMVRESDRPILPEAMSIARPSGEVNLGVVVEVIPSPAWENSIGQGKAVVYIRDSVAKSQASSHVAKKIFGLTTAETALTLELANGLSLEEAAERLNIRRNTARAHLRSIFSKTGVRRQTELVRILLNSVAPLACNDADVGI; this is encoded by the coding sequence GTGTCTTTTAACCTAAATCAATACAGCGGATTGATTGAAACCATCTATGATCTCTCACAGAGCAAGTCTGTATGGTATAAGCCGCTGCAAGCTTTGCGTGATTGCTTTGCCGCAAATTACGTTACTTTGATCCTCAAACCAACGTTTGAAGAAGAAGAAGAAGAGCTTGGTCTAATGATTGCGATAGGAAGTGGTATTAGTGCAGAGAAGAAAGTCCAGTATCTTCCTTATCGATACCACATTACACCATTTAACAACCAACAACCCGATACCGTTTTTACCGTCGATGATTTGATGGATGAAGAGGCTTGGGAGCAAAGTACTTATCGAAAGTACTGGTGCGCGAACGTTGGTGTTTATCATGTCATGTCCGTTGATATCGCTACTCGAGATGGTGGCATCGTTAAACTTCGAATTACCAGACCAGAATCTGAACCTAACTTCAGCAATGAAGAAAAAGTATTGTGTCAGATGTTGGTTTCCCACCTTAAGCGTGCTTTAGATATTCATCAGCAACTGGATAGAAGTAATTCCCTTGGCACCATGTATAACGAAGCGATCAGTCGATTATCGATTGCAACGGTTCAAATCGATGAGTCTGGGCGGATTTTGGAGCAGAATGTTTTTGCGAATGAGTTGCTTACACTAGAAGATGGGTTGAAGGTTCAGGGCGGCAAGCTGACCGCGCACTACCCAAATGATAATCGCGAGCTGAAACAATTAATCCAAAACTCTTTTAAAATGGTTCGTGAATCAGACAGGCCGATTCTTCCTGAAGCCATGTCCATTGCGAGACCATCAGGAGAGGTGAACTTAGGCGTGGTGGTTGAAGTGATTCCTTCACCAGCTTGGGAGAACAGCATTGGTCAGGGTAAAGCCGTGGTTTATATTCGCGACTCCGTTGCTAAATCACAAGCAAGCAGTCACGTGGCGAAAAAAATCTTCGGCCTTACAACCGCGGAGACGGCACTAACGCTAGAATTGGCAAATGGTTTGTCTTTAGAAGAAGCGGCAGAAAGGCTCAATATTCGTCGTAACACTGCTCGTGCCCACTTGCGATCTATTTTTTCAAAGACCGGTGTAAGAAGACAAACTGAATTGGTACGTATTCTTCTAAATAGTGTTGCTCCGCTTGCCTGCAATGACGCTGATGTAGGTATTTAA